The Gillisia sp. Hel_I_86 genome has a segment encoding these proteins:
- a CDS encoding bestrophin family protein, whose protein sequence is MLLNKRISIFHFLNTIKYDVLFLGSYAILVGYMDQYGFLAKISIPIALTGVFGTAVALLLGFRTNQAYERWWEARIIWGAIVNDSRTLIRQTISFYDKVDEQYLHNVKETVNRQIIWCYALGESLRNLPFSPNVAGYMKFEDISDQNVPNAILLKHSQALTDARNERIVNEFQQIQLDSTIARLCDSMGKCERIKNTVFPKAHSLLIHLIIYVFATMLPFGLDDKNVAVEIAITFFIPIIFVAIEKTSILMQDPFENQPMDTPVTDLATTIEINLKQMIGNKDIPIKEKPSEYYIL, encoded by the coding sequence ATGCTACTGAACAAACGTATTTCAATTTTCCACTTCCTCAATACCATAAAATATGATGTATTATTTTTAGGTAGCTACGCAATTCTCGTGGGTTATATGGACCAATATGGCTTTTTAGCAAAAATCTCGATCCCCATTGCATTAACCGGGGTTTTTGGCACCGCTGTAGCATTATTGTTGGGTTTTCGTACTAATCAAGCCTATGAGCGCTGGTGGGAAGCCCGTATTATATGGGGTGCCATTGTCAATGATTCCCGTACACTAATCAGGCAGACCATTTCCTTTTATGACAAGGTAGATGAGCAATATTTACATAATGTAAAAGAAACGGTAAACCGTCAAATAATCTGGTGCTATGCATTGGGTGAATCTTTAAGAAACCTTCCGTTTTCGCCCAATGTGGCCGGTTACATGAAATTTGAAGATATCTCTGACCAAAATGTCCCCAATGCAATTCTTCTGAAACATTCACAGGCATTGACCGATGCAAGAAATGAAAGAATAGTGAACGAGTTTCAGCAGATTCAACTAGATAGCACGATAGCTAGACTTTGTGATTCAATGGGTAAGTGCGAACGTATAAAAAACACGGTCTTCCCCAAAGCACATAGCTTATTGATACATCTTATAATCTATGTGTTCGCCACAATGCTGCCATTTGGCCTGGATGATAAGAACGTGGCTGTTGAAATTGCTATTACCTTTTTTATCCCGATCATCTTTGTTGCCATTGAAAAAACATCCATTTTGATGCAGGATCCTTTTGAAAACCAACCTATGGATACCCCTGTAACCGATTTGGCCACAACTATTGAAATAAATCTCAAACAAATGATAGGGAATAAAGATATTCCAATCAAAGAAAAACCGAGCGAATATTATATACTGTAA